A section of the Parasteatoda tepidariorum isolate YZ-2023 chromosome 6, CAS_Ptep_4.0, whole genome shotgun sequence genome encodes:
- the LOC107450981 gene encoding BCAS3 microtubule associated cell migration factor isoform X3 — protein MAAETTRRGPKSTGLIIRPQGVSDKSYVESVVGFIHEVVPQGKQGEKEVILWVKFDYCDINDYNLIREEGEHNANHPPLLLILGYTNGVQIWCIPASGEAQEVLSWREGPVKFLKLLSSPESAPSLKDRFVANRPLVAICDSTSAGEQFCSLNFISLKSGDRVDCIKFSSQIADVKCSKRVIAVVFQNKVVVFDAYTLKETIQITSCYTTPGFAVNPVALGTRWVAFANKKLVSVHQSGGGMAGDGVQSYAATIIHAAKTITKGLTMFGETVASSLGGPKLGSKSSTVKNDPKNSKDSQPGIVTILDTLAVNGEVNIDEDSEGDGIIAHFPAHANEPVAALEFDPSGMLLFTSCRLGHSFHVFRIFPHPASSAMGAVHHLYTLHRGETTSKVQDVAFSLDSRWISVSTMRGTTHIFPITPYGGPITVRTHTSPRVVNRLSRFHRSAGLEEIQQSPSTGRNSPVLSGSPSSSASNLARAYDTHPSMAYQTGVMSRMGNSRLPPYPHPTTIQPLAQLKQVITFPLAGGAAPKSPGKEKTYKRNSLSSEIMCVSSAFAPPRAWLVGSPSLTRDKRDKPAMDSLFIINWMGILTEYVMEPRPSSTAPKTDDSPIELEVTAHAQWNLLRLPSSVEIQPPLPNTNPLMFTPDMFQSQENRRKSSKDDSGLSPKDLKSAELEESWLSEVEIITHAGPHRRLWMGPQFSFQTFQHSSNTTVLSSNSSALLSQSPDSQTPLTPDIFTEELEVQSLRPARSNPVAMPGSHQSSSGSPGSLLFIEASSGSFEQLPSMLEVCGSWPDNCPSLTPSKGREEQLKESLADAMIEDPFDALRSGRCSDSRNFQGSCEELSSSSSHSGSVSHCYDANAYPQSLDHTLVFPSSRGSPDSS, from the exons GGTAAACAAGgagaaaaagaagttattttgtGGGTGAAATTTGACTACTGTGATATTAATG attataatttGATCCGTGAAGAAGGAGAACATAACGCAAATCATCCTCCACTTTTACTCATTCTTGGATATACAAATGGAGTTCAAATATGGTGTATTCCA GCCAGCGGAGAAGCACAGGAAGTTCTTTCTTGGCGTGAAGGaccagttaaatttttaaaactcttgtcTTCACCAGAATCtg CTCCATCTTTAAAGGATCGTTTTGTTGCTAATCGTCCTTTGGTTGCCATATGTGATAGCACTAG cgCTGGAGAGCAATTTTGCTCTCttaattttatctcattaaaaTCTGGAGACAGAGttgattgtattaaattttcaagtcaAATAGCGGATGTAAAATGTTctaaaag aGTCATTGCTgttgtttttcaaaacaaagtagTAGTTTTTGATGCATATACACTAAAGGAGACTATTCAAATCACTA gcTGTTATACAACTCCAGGATTTGCTGTTAACCCTGTTGCTTTAGGAACAAGATGGGTTGCATTTGCAAACAAAAAG ctggtGTCAGTTCATCAGAGTGGAGGTGGAATGGCTGGAGATGGTGTGCAATCCTATGCTGCAACAATTATCCATGCTGCCAAG ACAATTACCAAAGGTTTAACTATGTTTGGAGAAACAGTAGCAAGTAGCCTTGGTGGTCCAAAGCTTGGAAGTAAATCATCTACTGTGAAAAATGatccaaaaaattcaaaagatagTCAACCTGGAATTGTTACTATTCTAGATACTCTTGCTGTTAATGGTGAA GTTAATATTGATGAAGACAGTGAGGGAGATGGCATCATTGCCCATTTTCCTGCCCATGCTAATGAACCAGTTGCTGCTTTAGAGTTTGACCCAAGCGGCATGCTTTTATTCACGTCTTGTCGATTAGGCCACAGCTTTCACGTTTTCAGAATATTTCCACATCCTGCTAGCTCAGCTATGGGTGCAGTGCACCACCTCTATACTCTGCATCGTGGTGAAACAACatctaaa GTCCAAGATGTTGCCTTTTCCTTAGATAGTCGCTGGATCTCAGTAAGCACTATGAGGGGTACTACTCACATTTTTCCAATTACTCCATACGGCG GACCAATTACAGTCAGAACACATACTTCCCCAAGAGTTGTAAATAGATTAAGTAGATTTCACCGAAGTGCCGGTTTAGAGGAAATTCAACAATCTCCTTCAACTGGAAGAAACAGTCCTGTGCTTTCTGGCAGTCCTAGCTCTTCTG CGAGTAATTTGGCTAGAGCTTATGATACTCATCCAAGCATGGCTTATCAGACTGGCGTAATGAGCCGTATGGGTAACTCAAGATTGCCCCCTTATCCTCATCCTACGACTATCCAACCTTTGGCACAGTTAAAGCAAGTCATTACATTTCCTCTGGCCGGAGGAGCCGCTCCTAAAAGTCCCGGGAAggaaaaaacttacaaaagaaATTCTCTGTCTTCAGAAATTATGTGTGTGTCTTCTGCATTTGCACCACCACGTGCTTGGCTGGTCGGTAGTCCTAGTTTAACACGTGATAAGAGAG ATAAACCAGCTATGGATTCCCTCTTCATTATCAATTGGATGGGGATTTTAACAGAATATGTTATGGAACCAAGACCATCCTCCACTGCACCAAAAACCGATGATTCTCCTATAGAGTTAGAGGTCACTGCTCATGCTCAGTGGAATCTTTTGAG GCTACCCTCTTCTGTTGAAATCCAACCTCCACTTCCCAACACAAATCCTCTTATGTTTACTCCTGATATGTTTCAGTCCCAAGAAAACAGAAGAAAATCCAGTAAgg atgatTCTGGTCTTAGTCCTAAGGATTTGAAGTCTGCAGAGTTGGAAGAAAGCTGGCTTTCTGaa GTAGAAATTATAACTCATGCAGGACCTCATAGAAGACTGTGGATGGGACCTCAATTTTCCTTTCAGACTTTCCAGCATTCATCTAATACTACAGTTCTTTCATCCAATTCTTCAGCTTTGCTCTCTCAAAGCCCAGATAGTCAAACTCCCTTGACCCCTGATATTTTCACGGAAGAACTTGAAGTCCAGAGCTTGCG cccAGCTCGCTCTAATCCAGTTGCAATGCCTGGAAGTCACCAGTCTTCCTCTGGTTCACCCggttcacttttatttattgaagctAGCTCTG GGAGTTTTGAACAACTACCTAGCATGTTGGAAGTGTGTGGTAGCTGGCCTGATAACTGTCCAAGCCTCACCCCTAGTAAAGGCAGGGAAGAACAGTTAAAAGAAAGCCTAGCTGATGCTATGATTGAAGACCCTTTTGATGCTCTGCGAAGTGGAAGATGTTCAGACTCGAGAA attttCAGGGTAGTTGTGAAGAACTAAGCTCTAGTAGTTCTCATTCTGGTTCTGTCAGTCACTGTTATGATGCCAACGCATATCCTCAAAGTTTGGATCACACTCTGGTCTTTCCTTCTAGTCGTGGATCCCCGGATTCATCATAA
- the LOC107450981 gene encoding BCAS3 microtubule associated cell migration factor isoform X1 — translation MAAETTRRGPKSTGLIIRPQGVSDKSYVESVVGFIHEVVPQGKQGEKEVILWVKFDYCDINDYNLIREEGEHNANHPPLLLILGYTNGVQIWCIPASGEAQEVLSWREGPVKFLKLLSSPESAPSLKDRFVANRPLVAICDSTSAGEQFCSLNFISLKSGDRVDCIKFSSQIADVKCSKRVIAVVFQNKVVVFDAYTLKETIQITSCYTTPGFAVNPVALGTRWVAFANKKLVSVHQSGGGMAGDGVQSYAATIIHAAKTITKGLTMFGETVASSLGGPKLGSKSSTVKNDPKNSKDSQPGIVTILDTLAVNGEVNIDEDSEGDGIIAHFPAHANEPVAALEFDPSGMLLFTSCRLGHSFHVFRIFPHPASSAMGAVHHLYTLHRGETTSKVQDVAFSLDSRWISVSTMRGTTHIFPITPYGGPITVRTHTSPRVVNRLSRFHRSAGLEEIQQSPSTGRNSPVLSGSPSSSASNLARAYDTHPSMAYQTGVMSRMGNSRLPPYPHPTTIQPLAQLKQVITFPLAGGAAPKSPGKEKTYKRNSLSSEIMCVSSAFAPPRAWLVGSPSLTRDKRDKPAMDSLFIINWMGILTEYVMEPRPSSTAPKTDDSPIELEVTAHAQWNLLRLPSSVEIQPPLPNTNPLMFTPDMFQSQENRRKSSKDDSGLSPKDLKSAELEESWLSEVEIITHAGPHRRLWMGPQFSFQTFQHSSNTTVLSSNSSALLSQSPDSQTPLTPDIFTEELEVQSLRPARSNPVAMPGSHQSSSGSPGSLLFIEASSGSFEQLPSMLEVCGSWPDNCPSLTPSKGREEQLKESLADAMIEDPFDALRSGRCSDSRKNFLSDFQGSCEELSSSSSHSGSVSHCYDANAYPQSLDHTLVFPSSRGSPDSS, via the exons GGTAAACAAGgagaaaaagaagttattttgtGGGTGAAATTTGACTACTGTGATATTAATG attataatttGATCCGTGAAGAAGGAGAACATAACGCAAATCATCCTCCACTTTTACTCATTCTTGGATATACAAATGGAGTTCAAATATGGTGTATTCCA GCCAGCGGAGAAGCACAGGAAGTTCTTTCTTGGCGTGAAGGaccagttaaatttttaaaactcttgtcTTCACCAGAATCtg CTCCATCTTTAAAGGATCGTTTTGTTGCTAATCGTCCTTTGGTTGCCATATGTGATAGCACTAG cgCTGGAGAGCAATTTTGCTCTCttaattttatctcattaaaaTCTGGAGACAGAGttgattgtattaaattttcaagtcaAATAGCGGATGTAAAATGTTctaaaag aGTCATTGCTgttgtttttcaaaacaaagtagTAGTTTTTGATGCATATACACTAAAGGAGACTATTCAAATCACTA gcTGTTATACAACTCCAGGATTTGCTGTTAACCCTGTTGCTTTAGGAACAAGATGGGTTGCATTTGCAAACAAAAAG ctggtGTCAGTTCATCAGAGTGGAGGTGGAATGGCTGGAGATGGTGTGCAATCCTATGCTGCAACAATTATCCATGCTGCCAAG ACAATTACCAAAGGTTTAACTATGTTTGGAGAAACAGTAGCAAGTAGCCTTGGTGGTCCAAAGCTTGGAAGTAAATCATCTACTGTGAAAAATGatccaaaaaattcaaaagatagTCAACCTGGAATTGTTACTATTCTAGATACTCTTGCTGTTAATGGTGAA GTTAATATTGATGAAGACAGTGAGGGAGATGGCATCATTGCCCATTTTCCTGCCCATGCTAATGAACCAGTTGCTGCTTTAGAGTTTGACCCAAGCGGCATGCTTTTATTCACGTCTTGTCGATTAGGCCACAGCTTTCACGTTTTCAGAATATTTCCACATCCTGCTAGCTCAGCTATGGGTGCAGTGCACCACCTCTATACTCTGCATCGTGGTGAAACAACatctaaa GTCCAAGATGTTGCCTTTTCCTTAGATAGTCGCTGGATCTCAGTAAGCACTATGAGGGGTACTACTCACATTTTTCCAATTACTCCATACGGCG GACCAATTACAGTCAGAACACATACTTCCCCAAGAGTTGTAAATAGATTAAGTAGATTTCACCGAAGTGCCGGTTTAGAGGAAATTCAACAATCTCCTTCAACTGGAAGAAACAGTCCTGTGCTTTCTGGCAGTCCTAGCTCTTCTG CGAGTAATTTGGCTAGAGCTTATGATACTCATCCAAGCATGGCTTATCAGACTGGCGTAATGAGCCGTATGGGTAACTCAAGATTGCCCCCTTATCCTCATCCTACGACTATCCAACCTTTGGCACAGTTAAAGCAAGTCATTACATTTCCTCTGGCCGGAGGAGCCGCTCCTAAAAGTCCCGGGAAggaaaaaacttacaaaagaaATTCTCTGTCTTCAGAAATTATGTGTGTGTCTTCTGCATTTGCACCACCACGTGCTTGGCTGGTCGGTAGTCCTAGTTTAACACGTGATAAGAGAG ATAAACCAGCTATGGATTCCCTCTTCATTATCAATTGGATGGGGATTTTAACAGAATATGTTATGGAACCAAGACCATCCTCCACTGCACCAAAAACCGATGATTCTCCTATAGAGTTAGAGGTCACTGCTCATGCTCAGTGGAATCTTTTGAG GCTACCCTCTTCTGTTGAAATCCAACCTCCACTTCCCAACACAAATCCTCTTATGTTTACTCCTGATATGTTTCAGTCCCAAGAAAACAGAAGAAAATCCAGTAAgg atgatTCTGGTCTTAGTCCTAAGGATTTGAAGTCTGCAGAGTTGGAAGAAAGCTGGCTTTCTGaa GTAGAAATTATAACTCATGCAGGACCTCATAGAAGACTGTGGATGGGACCTCAATTTTCCTTTCAGACTTTCCAGCATTCATCTAATACTACAGTTCTTTCATCCAATTCTTCAGCTTTGCTCTCTCAAAGCCCAGATAGTCAAACTCCCTTGACCCCTGATATTTTCACGGAAGAACTTGAAGTCCAGAGCTTGCG cccAGCTCGCTCTAATCCAGTTGCAATGCCTGGAAGTCACCAGTCTTCCTCTGGTTCACCCggttcacttttatttattgaagctAGCTCTG GGAGTTTTGAACAACTACCTAGCATGTTGGAAGTGTGTGGTAGCTGGCCTGATAACTGTCCAAGCCTCACCCCTAGTAAAGGCAGGGAAGAACAGTTAAAAGAAAGCCTAGCTGATGCTATGATTGAAGACCCTTTTGATGCTCTGCGAAGTGGAAGATGTTCAGACTCGAGAA aaaattttctttcagattttCAGGGTAGTTGTGAAGAACTAAGCTCTAGTAGTTCTCATTCTGGTTCTGTCAGTCACTGTTATGATGCCAACGCATATCCTCAAAGTTTGGATCACACTCTGGTCTTTCCTTCTAGTCGTGGATCCCCGGATTCATCATAA
- the LOC107450981 gene encoding BCAS3 microtubule associated cell migration factor isoform X4, which produces MAAETTRRGPKSTGLIIRPQGVSDKSYVESVVGFIHEVVPQGKQGEKEVILWVKFDYCDINDYNLIREEGEHNANHPPLLLILGYTNGVQIWCIPASGEAQEVLSWREGPVKFLKLLSSPESAPSLKDRFVANRPLVAICDSTSAGEQFCSLNFISLKSGDRVDCIKFSSQIADVKCSKRVIAVVFQNKVVVFDAYTLKETIQITSCYTTPGFAVNPVALGTRWVAFANKKLVSVHQSGGGMAGDGVQSYAATIIHAAKTITKGLTMFGETVASSLGGPKLGSKSSTVKNDPKNSKDSQPGIVTILDTLAVNGEVNIDEDSEGDGIIAHFPAHANEPVAALEFDPSGMLLFTSCRLGHSFHVFRIFPHPASSAMGAVHHLYTLHRGETTSKVQDVAFSLDSRWISVSTMRGTTHIFPITPYGGPITVRTHTSPRVVNRLSRFHRSAGLEEIQQSPSTGRNSPVLSGSPSSSASNLARAYDTHPSMAYQTGVMSRMGNSRLPPYPHPTTIQPLAQLKQVITFPLAGGAAPKSPGKEKTYKRNSLSSEIMCVSSAFAPPRAWLVGSPSLTRDKRDKPAMDSLFIINWMGILTEYVMEPRPSSTAPKTDDSPIELEVTAHAQWNLLRLPSSVEIQPPLPNTNPLMFTPDMFQSQENRRKSNDSGLSPKDLKSAELEESWLSEVEIITHAGPHRRLWMGPQFSFQTFQHSSNTTVLSSNSSALLSQSPDSQTPLTPDIFTEELEVQSLRPARSNPVAMPGSHQSSSGSPGSLLFIEASSGSFEQLPSMLEVCGSWPDNCPSLTPSKGREEQLKESLADAMIEDPFDALRSGRCSDSRNFQGSCEELSSSSSHSGSVSHCYDANAYPQSLDHTLVFPSSRGSPDSS; this is translated from the exons GGTAAACAAGgagaaaaagaagttattttgtGGGTGAAATTTGACTACTGTGATATTAATG attataatttGATCCGTGAAGAAGGAGAACATAACGCAAATCATCCTCCACTTTTACTCATTCTTGGATATACAAATGGAGTTCAAATATGGTGTATTCCA GCCAGCGGAGAAGCACAGGAAGTTCTTTCTTGGCGTGAAGGaccagttaaatttttaaaactcttgtcTTCACCAGAATCtg CTCCATCTTTAAAGGATCGTTTTGTTGCTAATCGTCCTTTGGTTGCCATATGTGATAGCACTAG cgCTGGAGAGCAATTTTGCTCTCttaattttatctcattaaaaTCTGGAGACAGAGttgattgtattaaattttcaagtcaAATAGCGGATGTAAAATGTTctaaaag aGTCATTGCTgttgtttttcaaaacaaagtagTAGTTTTTGATGCATATACACTAAAGGAGACTATTCAAATCACTA gcTGTTATACAACTCCAGGATTTGCTGTTAACCCTGTTGCTTTAGGAACAAGATGGGTTGCATTTGCAAACAAAAAG ctggtGTCAGTTCATCAGAGTGGAGGTGGAATGGCTGGAGATGGTGTGCAATCCTATGCTGCAACAATTATCCATGCTGCCAAG ACAATTACCAAAGGTTTAACTATGTTTGGAGAAACAGTAGCAAGTAGCCTTGGTGGTCCAAAGCTTGGAAGTAAATCATCTACTGTGAAAAATGatccaaaaaattcaaaagatagTCAACCTGGAATTGTTACTATTCTAGATACTCTTGCTGTTAATGGTGAA GTTAATATTGATGAAGACAGTGAGGGAGATGGCATCATTGCCCATTTTCCTGCCCATGCTAATGAACCAGTTGCTGCTTTAGAGTTTGACCCAAGCGGCATGCTTTTATTCACGTCTTGTCGATTAGGCCACAGCTTTCACGTTTTCAGAATATTTCCACATCCTGCTAGCTCAGCTATGGGTGCAGTGCACCACCTCTATACTCTGCATCGTGGTGAAACAACatctaaa GTCCAAGATGTTGCCTTTTCCTTAGATAGTCGCTGGATCTCAGTAAGCACTATGAGGGGTACTACTCACATTTTTCCAATTACTCCATACGGCG GACCAATTACAGTCAGAACACATACTTCCCCAAGAGTTGTAAATAGATTAAGTAGATTTCACCGAAGTGCCGGTTTAGAGGAAATTCAACAATCTCCTTCAACTGGAAGAAACAGTCCTGTGCTTTCTGGCAGTCCTAGCTCTTCTG CGAGTAATTTGGCTAGAGCTTATGATACTCATCCAAGCATGGCTTATCAGACTGGCGTAATGAGCCGTATGGGTAACTCAAGATTGCCCCCTTATCCTCATCCTACGACTATCCAACCTTTGGCACAGTTAAAGCAAGTCATTACATTTCCTCTGGCCGGAGGAGCCGCTCCTAAAAGTCCCGGGAAggaaaaaacttacaaaagaaATTCTCTGTCTTCAGAAATTATGTGTGTGTCTTCTGCATTTGCACCACCACGTGCTTGGCTGGTCGGTAGTCCTAGTTTAACACGTGATAAGAGAG ATAAACCAGCTATGGATTCCCTCTTCATTATCAATTGGATGGGGATTTTAACAGAATATGTTATGGAACCAAGACCATCCTCCACTGCACCAAAAACCGATGATTCTCCTATAGAGTTAGAGGTCACTGCTCATGCTCAGTGGAATCTTTTGAG GCTACCCTCTTCTGTTGAAATCCAACCTCCACTTCCCAACACAAATCCTCTTATGTTTACTCCTGATATGTTTCAGTCCCAAGAAAACAGAAGAAAATCCA atgatTCTGGTCTTAGTCCTAAGGATTTGAAGTCTGCAGAGTTGGAAGAAAGCTGGCTTTCTGaa GTAGAAATTATAACTCATGCAGGACCTCATAGAAGACTGTGGATGGGACCTCAATTTTCCTTTCAGACTTTCCAGCATTCATCTAATACTACAGTTCTTTCATCCAATTCTTCAGCTTTGCTCTCTCAAAGCCCAGATAGTCAAACTCCCTTGACCCCTGATATTTTCACGGAAGAACTTGAAGTCCAGAGCTTGCG cccAGCTCGCTCTAATCCAGTTGCAATGCCTGGAAGTCACCAGTCTTCCTCTGGTTCACCCggttcacttttatttattgaagctAGCTCTG GGAGTTTTGAACAACTACCTAGCATGTTGGAAGTGTGTGGTAGCTGGCCTGATAACTGTCCAAGCCTCACCCCTAGTAAAGGCAGGGAAGAACAGTTAAAAGAAAGCCTAGCTGATGCTATGATTGAAGACCCTTTTGATGCTCTGCGAAGTGGAAGATGTTCAGACTCGAGAA attttCAGGGTAGTTGTGAAGAACTAAGCTCTAGTAGTTCTCATTCTGGTTCTGTCAGTCACTGTTATGATGCCAACGCATATCCTCAAAGTTTGGATCACACTCTGGTCTTTCCTTCTAGTCGTGGATCCCCGGATTCATCATAA
- the LOC107450981 gene encoding BCAS3 microtubule associated cell migration factor isoform X2, protein MAAETTRRGPKSTGLIIRPQGVSDKSYVESVVGFIHEVVPQGKQGEKEVILWVKFDYCDINDYNLIREEGEHNANHPPLLLILGYTNGVQIWCIPASGEAQEVLSWREGPVKFLKLLSSPESAPSLKDRFVANRPLVAICDSTSAGEQFCSLNFISLKSGDRVDCIKFSSQIADVKCSKRVIAVVFQNKVVVFDAYTLKETIQITSCYTTPGFAVNPVALGTRWVAFANKKLVSVHQSGGGMAGDGVQSYAATIIHAAKTITKGLTMFGETVASSLGGPKLGSKSSTVKNDPKNSKDSQPGIVTILDTLAVNGEVNIDEDSEGDGIIAHFPAHANEPVAALEFDPSGMLLFTSCRLGHSFHVFRIFPHPASSAMGAVHHLYTLHRGETTSKVQDVAFSLDSRWISVSTMRGTTHIFPITPYGGPITVRTHTSPRVVNRLSRFHRSAGLEEIQQSPSTGRNSPVLSGSPSSSASNLARAYDTHPSMAYQTGVMSRMGNSRLPPYPHPTTIQPLAQLKQVITFPLAGGAAPKSPGKEKTYKRNSLSSEIMCVSSAFAPPRAWLVGSPSLTRDKRDKPAMDSLFIINWMGILTEYVMEPRPSSTAPKTDDSPIELEVTAHAQWNLLRLPSSVEIQPPLPNTNPLMFTPDMFQSQENRRKSNDSGLSPKDLKSAELEESWLSEVEIITHAGPHRRLWMGPQFSFQTFQHSSNTTVLSSNSSALLSQSPDSQTPLTPDIFTEELEVQSLRPARSNPVAMPGSHQSSSGSPGSLLFIEASSGSFEQLPSMLEVCGSWPDNCPSLTPSKGREEQLKESLADAMIEDPFDALRSGRCSDSRKNFLSDFQGSCEELSSSSSHSGSVSHCYDANAYPQSLDHTLVFPSSRGSPDSS, encoded by the exons GGTAAACAAGgagaaaaagaagttattttgtGGGTGAAATTTGACTACTGTGATATTAATG attataatttGATCCGTGAAGAAGGAGAACATAACGCAAATCATCCTCCACTTTTACTCATTCTTGGATATACAAATGGAGTTCAAATATGGTGTATTCCA GCCAGCGGAGAAGCACAGGAAGTTCTTTCTTGGCGTGAAGGaccagttaaatttttaaaactcttgtcTTCACCAGAATCtg CTCCATCTTTAAAGGATCGTTTTGTTGCTAATCGTCCTTTGGTTGCCATATGTGATAGCACTAG cgCTGGAGAGCAATTTTGCTCTCttaattttatctcattaaaaTCTGGAGACAGAGttgattgtattaaattttcaagtcaAATAGCGGATGTAAAATGTTctaaaag aGTCATTGCTgttgtttttcaaaacaaagtagTAGTTTTTGATGCATATACACTAAAGGAGACTATTCAAATCACTA gcTGTTATACAACTCCAGGATTTGCTGTTAACCCTGTTGCTTTAGGAACAAGATGGGTTGCATTTGCAAACAAAAAG ctggtGTCAGTTCATCAGAGTGGAGGTGGAATGGCTGGAGATGGTGTGCAATCCTATGCTGCAACAATTATCCATGCTGCCAAG ACAATTACCAAAGGTTTAACTATGTTTGGAGAAACAGTAGCAAGTAGCCTTGGTGGTCCAAAGCTTGGAAGTAAATCATCTACTGTGAAAAATGatccaaaaaattcaaaagatagTCAACCTGGAATTGTTACTATTCTAGATACTCTTGCTGTTAATGGTGAA GTTAATATTGATGAAGACAGTGAGGGAGATGGCATCATTGCCCATTTTCCTGCCCATGCTAATGAACCAGTTGCTGCTTTAGAGTTTGACCCAAGCGGCATGCTTTTATTCACGTCTTGTCGATTAGGCCACAGCTTTCACGTTTTCAGAATATTTCCACATCCTGCTAGCTCAGCTATGGGTGCAGTGCACCACCTCTATACTCTGCATCGTGGTGAAACAACatctaaa GTCCAAGATGTTGCCTTTTCCTTAGATAGTCGCTGGATCTCAGTAAGCACTATGAGGGGTACTACTCACATTTTTCCAATTACTCCATACGGCG GACCAATTACAGTCAGAACACATACTTCCCCAAGAGTTGTAAATAGATTAAGTAGATTTCACCGAAGTGCCGGTTTAGAGGAAATTCAACAATCTCCTTCAACTGGAAGAAACAGTCCTGTGCTTTCTGGCAGTCCTAGCTCTTCTG CGAGTAATTTGGCTAGAGCTTATGATACTCATCCAAGCATGGCTTATCAGACTGGCGTAATGAGCCGTATGGGTAACTCAAGATTGCCCCCTTATCCTCATCCTACGACTATCCAACCTTTGGCACAGTTAAAGCAAGTCATTACATTTCCTCTGGCCGGAGGAGCCGCTCCTAAAAGTCCCGGGAAggaaaaaacttacaaaagaaATTCTCTGTCTTCAGAAATTATGTGTGTGTCTTCTGCATTTGCACCACCACGTGCTTGGCTGGTCGGTAGTCCTAGTTTAACACGTGATAAGAGAG ATAAACCAGCTATGGATTCCCTCTTCATTATCAATTGGATGGGGATTTTAACAGAATATGTTATGGAACCAAGACCATCCTCCACTGCACCAAAAACCGATGATTCTCCTATAGAGTTAGAGGTCACTGCTCATGCTCAGTGGAATCTTTTGAG GCTACCCTCTTCTGTTGAAATCCAACCTCCACTTCCCAACACAAATCCTCTTATGTTTACTCCTGATATGTTTCAGTCCCAAGAAAACAGAAGAAAATCCA atgatTCTGGTCTTAGTCCTAAGGATTTGAAGTCTGCAGAGTTGGAAGAAAGCTGGCTTTCTGaa GTAGAAATTATAACTCATGCAGGACCTCATAGAAGACTGTGGATGGGACCTCAATTTTCCTTTCAGACTTTCCAGCATTCATCTAATACTACAGTTCTTTCATCCAATTCTTCAGCTTTGCTCTCTCAAAGCCCAGATAGTCAAACTCCCTTGACCCCTGATATTTTCACGGAAGAACTTGAAGTCCAGAGCTTGCG cccAGCTCGCTCTAATCCAGTTGCAATGCCTGGAAGTCACCAGTCTTCCTCTGGTTCACCCggttcacttttatttattgaagctAGCTCTG GGAGTTTTGAACAACTACCTAGCATGTTGGAAGTGTGTGGTAGCTGGCCTGATAACTGTCCAAGCCTCACCCCTAGTAAAGGCAGGGAAGAACAGTTAAAAGAAAGCCTAGCTGATGCTATGATTGAAGACCCTTTTGATGCTCTGCGAAGTGGAAGATGTTCAGACTCGAGAA aaaattttctttcagattttCAGGGTAGTTGTGAAGAACTAAGCTCTAGTAGTTCTCATTCTGGTTCTGTCAGTCACTGTTATGATGCCAACGCATATCCTCAAAGTTTGGATCACACTCTGGTCTTTCCTTCTAGTCGTGGATCCCCGGATTCATCATAA